The following proteins are co-located in the Alphaproteobacteria bacterium genome:
- a CDS encoding NUDIX domain-containing protein — protein sequence MKYFWTIVSFILIFSRGVFASEGENSYNFSEDDRLHYSNKLNDVIQVQAAVRGFLARKQIKEGNAAHKIQSLWRAWRAYHPYEMKWDINIWRDSERNFRRGLKSFLGRKDKRETEAVSLFIKYFTSKHASKELVDMLRSDSTMLSTRERMRKKHMNQITHTGTSGNAEDFLFFVGGLGRDHNTPGFLKDSPYTILMASGTDTVEEKYAFASGHLVPYSTSASSQPVRFGESLFWMTHDKASMSKRYHYKTGDTENVIDVPFGDEVLHGAHMVPGLAYQFLEILAQLDHQYRDDLLDFLSSKASEESKLARLSAIVSYLMPGEYYPEVKVPCRVNILHDGIDINLTSYAQSSLSQVDVMKRMHALMEVVRIFKTEDLRAFQGLYDKNPWIFAEDSYGRKFAENVFRGKVEALSVERVQSIIEFASQENWPDSVKLVLHNHAITYAAEKGLTDLLSWLLNFEMQSSADESIRLPQHMDYSSPFLFRGELLGGSGVFSATKAKHMECVQVFFDHGLNLSYAPQILQIASWNNDVEAFETALTLMQNSGHSLEGLRDHEILMQFAAHGNVTGMKLAVQAGVPVGFVIPAQAQDNQMWTALHAAAAKGHMDAVKWLVEQEGIDLDARTLHGETALFLAHKKGHVAVRDYLESCEASTNMVLSERELCEEHRFNVAGIVTGGGKVLLGRNWILGKKSDFYQFPGGIVDATDVDEIAAAVREVEEETGLPISKLLSSGKVKSEVVYTYRGLRDNTAVTTTFVHFDLGDELENSPIWASDDLAEAIRVSVDGIESLEKPVRRSNSLLLKMVANSHSEGVEDPISEALMYENFGTFMMDEAAESGEVSRMRELVDAGVPATQLHLEKAAATGSLPLMELLHERSVFKPSQFLRAAQAALKAEKFDTFRYAMGLSRSVGVTSYTVPAEQRILVEIFNASMALESNEFSTLLFPLVKESDLINYMAAKLSENIPQVDPPLIAALKAENIVIAKGLIKSGAQVACGSPGYKQFDERKSILFQIPLHEAIKSGVPELVTLVLENGGNVQQSSGLYQKDRSGFFLPGAGGDSMDSDGRMSDAFIMSFIKSNSRGGGALWNNGNALFVAIEEGNSEIVSLILEAEDLDLTDTLERDFLGEVEQTDALEFAYEVGDGRVTELVREKFIAAGLREAPEEDSSDSESNYSFDDETD from the coding sequence GTGAAATATTTTTGGACTATTGTTTCTTTTATTCTAATTTTTTCTAGGGGTGTCTTTGCTAGTGAGGGAGAAAATTCCTACAATTTTTCTGAAGACGATCGTTTACATTATTCTAACAAACTAAACGATGTGATTCAGGTTCAGGCAGCTGTACGTGGCTTTCTTGCAAGAAAGCAAATAAAAGAGGGGAATGCTGCCCATAAAATTCAGTCCTTGTGGCGCGCTTGGCGTGCATATCATCCCTATGAAATGAAGTGGGATATAAATATCTGGCGCGATTCAGAGAGAAATTTTCGGCGGGGATTGAAATCATTTTTAGGCCGAAAGGATAAGCGAGAAACTGAAGCCGTTAGTCTCTTTATCAAGTATTTTACCTCTAAGCATGCTTCCAAAGAATTGGTTGATATGCTGAGGTCGGATAGCACAATGTTATCTACTAGAGAAAGAATGCGCAAGAAGCATATGAATCAAATAACGCATACAGGGACCTCAGGAAATGCAGAGGACTTTCTATTTTTTGTAGGGGGCCTAGGAAGGGATCATAACACCCCTGGTTTTCTCAAAGACAGTCCCTATACCATTCTTATGGCGTCAGGAACGGATACGGTGGAAGAAAAATATGCTTTTGCCAGTGGGCACCTCGTTCCTTACTCTACGTCGGCTAGTTCTCAACCTGTTAGATTTGGGGAATCTTTATTTTGGATGACTCACGATAAAGCGAGCATGTCGAAACGCTATCATTATAAAACAGGTGACACGGAAAATGTGATCGATGTTCCCTTTGGGGACGAAGTATTGCACGGGGCTCACATGGTTCCAGGTTTAGCTTATCAATTTCTAGAGATCCTTGCGCAATTAGATCACCAATATAGAGACGATCTTTTAGATTTTCTGAGTTCCAAGGCCTCTGAGGAGTCAAAGTTGGCACGTTTGTCGGCGATTGTATCTTACCTTATGCCAGGTGAGTACTATCCAGAAGTCAAAGTTCCATGTCGTGTGAACATATTGCATGATGGCATAGATATAAATTTGACTTCCTACGCTCAATCCTCTCTGTCACAAGTTGACGTAATGAAACGAATGCACGCTTTGATGGAGGTTGTCCGGATATTCAAGACAGAAGACCTTCGTGCATTTCAGGGGCTATACGATAAAAATCCATGGATTTTTGCGGAAGATTCGTATGGCAGAAAATTTGCTGAAAATGTTTTTCGCGGAAAAGTCGAAGCCCTATCGGTTGAAAGAGTGCAATCCATAATCGAGTTTGCGTCCCAAGAGAACTGGCCAGACTCCGTAAAGTTGGTATTACATAACCATGCGATCACTTATGCGGCAGAAAAGGGATTAACTGACCTTTTGTCGTGGCTCTTGAATTTTGAGATGCAGAGTTCAGCTGATGAAAGCATTCGTCTACCTCAACATATGGATTATAGCTCTCCCTTCCTATTTAGAGGCGAATTGTTGGGAGGGAGTGGGGTATTTTCAGCCACGAAAGCAAAACATATGGAATGCGTACAAGTCTTTTTTGATCACGGTCTTAATCTTAGTTATGCGCCCCAAATTCTACAGATAGCTTCCTGGAACAATGACGTTGAAGCTTTTGAGACGGCGCTAACGCTTATGCAAAATTCGGGTCACTCTTTAGAGGGGCTACGTGATCACGAGATCTTGATGCAATTTGCTGCCCATGGAAATGTGACAGGAATGAAACTTGCTGTTCAAGCAGGTGTTCCAGTGGGGTTTGTTATCCCTGCTCAAGCACAAGACAATCAAATGTGGACGGCGTTGCATGCGGCGGCGGCCAAGGGACATATGGACGCTGTTAAGTGGTTGGTTGAACAAGAAGGCATTGATCTTGATGCCAGGACTCTTCATGGAGAAACCGCATTGTTCCTGGCCCATAAGAAGGGTCATGTGGCTGTGCGAGATTATCTTGAATCCTGTGAGGCTTCTACTAATATGGTTCTATCTGAAAGAGAATTATGTGAGGAGCATCGCTTTAATGTAGCAGGCATTGTTACAGGTGGTGGGAAAGTGCTTCTTGGCCGAAACTGGATCTTGGGTAAGAAGTCTGATTTTTATCAGTTCCCTGGGGGAATCGTAGATGCAACTGACGTGGATGAGATTGCTGCCGCTGTTCGAGAGGTAGAGGAAGAAACCGGGCTCCCTATTTCTAAATTACTATCCTCTGGAAAGGTGAAATCTGAAGTGGTTTATACCTATAGGGGCCTCCGAGATAACACAGCCGTAACAACGACTTTTGTTCATTTTGATTTGGGAGATGAATTGGAAAACAGTCCTATTTGGGCAAGTGATGATCTCGCAGAAGCAATTCGCGTGTCCGTGGATGGGATAGAAAGTTTGGAAAAACCGGTACGAAGAAGCAATAGTTTGTTGCTGAAGATGGTGGCAAATTCGCATTCTGAGGGGGTGGAGGACCCGATTTCTGAGGCCCTTATGTACGAAAATTTTGGAACATTCATGATGGATGAAGCTGCTGAAAGTGGAGAGGTTTCACGAATGCGGGAGCTCGTGGATGCGGGTGTTCCTGCGACGCAATTGCACCTCGAGAAAGCAGCAGCGACGGGGAGTCTTCCATTGATGGAGCTTCTGCATGAACGTTCCGTCTTTAAGCCGAGTCAATTTTTGCGAGCCGCGCAGGCCGCTTTGAAGGCTGAGAAATTCGACACGTTTAGATATGCAATGGGCCTTAGCCGGTCAGTTGGTGTGACATCATATACTGTGCCAGCTGAGCAGAGAATATTAGTCGAAATTTTTAATGCCTCTATGGCCCTTGAAAGTAATGAATTTAGCACTCTCTTATTTCCATTGGTCAAAGAGAGTGACCTCATAAATTATATGGCAGCAAAGCTAAGTGAAAATATTCCACAAGTGGACCCTCCTCTTATTGCGGCATTAAAAGCTGAGAATATTGTGATTGCCAAAGGGCTTATAAAATCAGGGGCACAAGTGGCATGTGGATCTCCAGGGTACAAGCAGTTTGATGAAAGAAAGTCAATTTTGTTTCAAATTCCTCTGCATGAGGCAATTAAAAGCGGCGTCCCTGAACTTGTGACCCTTGTTTTAGAAAATGGGGGAAATGTACAACAAAGCAGCGGGCTTTACCAAAAGGATCGTAGCGGTTTCTTTTTGCCAGGTGCCGGAGGGGATTCCATGGATAGTGATGGACGGATGTCGGACGCATTTATCATGAGCTTTATTAAGAGCAATTCGAGGGGTGGAGGCGCTCTATGGAACAATGGAAATGCTCTTTTTGTTGCTATAGAAGAAGGAAATTCAGAAATCGTAAGTCTTATTCTTGAAGCTGAAGACTTGGATCTAACGGATACTCTTGAGAGAGATTTTCTTGGGGAGGTAGAACAAACAGACGCGTTAGAGTTTGCTTATGAAGTAGGAGATGGGCGAGTGACCGAGCTTGTGAGAGAAAAGTTTATAGCCGCTGGATTACGTGAGGCGCCAGAAGAAGATTCTTCCGATTCTGAGTCCAATTATTCGTTCGATGATGAAACTGATTGA
- a CDS encoding phosphotransferase, whose product MRNLFGSKGSSWLSALPTITDELSVHWGLSDLQPVSNMTWNFVAKALKDGNVPVALKISCDEKLIADEIRALQHFDGHGAVRLIDYNHEHLALLLSQMVPGDSLQSLYPKYAEDVMDHYAQVVRKLCSVPQPSHAGYRHIRHWLTAIDRVEGIGIPLPLLERAIALKNRLLDTSGQEFLLHGDLHHDNILNNANEWLAIDPKGILGEREFEVAAFDFIYKTELEIKQDIPTLFHTRVGKLSEKLDLDPQRLSDWAFVRLILGAAWMIEDNGDPRCFLALAKRIYAG is encoded by the coding sequence ATGAGAAATCTTTTTGGGAGCAAAGGATCCAGTTGGCTTTCAGCTCTCCCTACAATTACAGATGAACTGTCAGTTCACTGGGGACTATCGGACCTACAGCCAGTGAGCAACATGACATGGAATTTTGTTGCGAAAGCTCTTAAAGACGGCAATGTGCCTGTAGCGCTAAAAATCAGTTGCGACGAAAAATTAATTGCAGATGAAATCAGGGCGTTGCAGCATTTTGATGGACATGGGGCAGTTAGGTTAATTGATTACAACCATGAGCATCTCGCCCTATTACTAAGCCAAATGGTTCCTGGAGATTCATTGCAATCCCTTTATCCCAAATATGCTGAGGATGTTATGGATCATTATGCTCAAGTCGTGCGGAAATTATGTTCAGTGCCCCAACCATCGCACGCTGGTTACAGGCATATTCGCCATTGGCTAACAGCTATTGATAGAGTCGAGGGCATCGGAATACCGCTTCCTTTATTGGAAAGAGCGATAGCACTTAAGAACCGACTATTGGACACCTCAGGCCAAGAATTCCTGCTTCATGGGGATCTGCATCATGATAATATCCTAAACAATGCCAATGAATGGCTTGCCATTGATCCCAAAGGTATTCTAGGGGAAAGAGAATTTGAAGTCGCGGCCTTTGATTTTATTTACAAAACCGAGCTGGAAATTAAACAAGATATCCCCACGTTATTCCATACGAGAGTAGGCAAACTTTCCGAGAAGTTAGACCTAGATCCACAAAGATTATCTGATTGGGCATTTGTAAGACTTATTTTAGGAGCAGCATGGATGATTGAGGACAATGGTGATCCCAGGTGCTTTCTTGCCTTGGCTAAAAGAATTTATGCGGGGTAA
- a CDS encoding coproporphyrinogen III oxidase — MSKKLLSLYIHWPFCLSKCPYCDFNSHVREQIDENLWKKCLLSEMEHMATLVGPRKLRSIFFGGGTPSLMSPKTVEALIEAAQSHWPDEGVEITCEANPNSVEAQKFRDFKSAGVNRVSLGIQSLNPSALQFLGRTHSKLEAIEAIEIARNTFDRYSFDLIYTRPDQKVQEWQQELQEALSIAGDHLSLYQLTIEEGTVFHTLFSRGQHTLPEEETSAQLFEITQDIMNAHGLPAYEISNHAREGQECQHNLQYWQYRDYVGIGPGAHGRITLDGKKYATRCHRAPETWTQKVQQQNHGIQDFISLSWEVRFQELVMMGLRLQQGISKTDFSQELGKEIVDVWNNEILQPYMTEGLLEMTPTHMRATPKGLQKLNALTRALLGEVELKS, encoded by the coding sequence ATGAGCAAAAAACTTTTAAGTCTTTATATTCATTGGCCTTTTTGCCTATCAAAATGTCCGTATTGTGATTTCAATAGCCACGTGCGGGAACAGATAGACGAAAATTTATGGAAAAAATGCCTTCTTTCCGAAATGGAGCACATGGCCACCCTCGTGGGACCTCGAAAATTACGAAGTATTTTCTTTGGAGGCGGGACACCGTCCCTCATGTCTCCAAAGACCGTTGAAGCGCTTATAGAAGCCGCTCAGTCTCATTGGCCAGATGAAGGCGTAGAAATCACGTGTGAAGCCAACCCCAACTCTGTGGAAGCGCAAAAATTTAGAGATTTTAAAAGCGCTGGTGTTAATCGGGTTTCTCTAGGCATCCAGTCTCTGAATCCATCTGCGTTGCAGTTTCTTGGACGTACCCATTCAAAGCTTGAAGCCATAGAAGCCATCGAAATTGCCCGAAACACTTTCGACCGATACTCCTTTGATCTCATTTACACGAGACCTGACCAAAAGGTGCAAGAATGGCAGCAGGAACTTCAAGAAGCTCTCTCCATTGCAGGAGATCATCTTTCTTTGTATCAACTGACCATTGAAGAAGGGACTGTCTTTCATACTCTCTTTTCAAGGGGCCAGCACACTCTTCCCGAGGAAGAAACTTCTGCCCAGCTGTTCGAAATTACTCAAGACATCATGAACGCGCATGGCCTTCCCGCATATGAAATATCCAATCATGCCCGAGAGGGGCAAGAATGCCAGCATAATCTCCAATATTGGCAATACAGAGATTATGTTGGGATTGGACCCGGCGCCCATGGACGCATCACCTTAGATGGCAAAAAATATGCTACACGTTGCCACCGGGCTCCGGAAACCTGGACCCAGAAAGTCCAACAGCAAAATCACGGCATTCAGGATTTTATTTCCCTTTCGTGGGAAGTACGCTTTCAGGAACTGGTCATGATGGGACTTCGATTACAACAAGGCATTTCAAAGACCGACTTTTCCCAAGAGCTTGGCAAGGAAATAGTGGACGTTTGGAATAATGAGATCCTACAACCTTATATGACAGAAGGGTTATTGGAAATGACGCCAACTCACATGAGAGCGACTCCGAAGGGCCTTCAAAAATTAAATGCCCTTACGAGAGCCTTATTAGGAGAAGTGGAATTAAAATCCTGA
- a CDS encoding non-canonical purine NTP pyrophosphatase, producing MSRCLTEKKLLIGTHNQGKFEDFKVLLADYGLELVSAKELGLPDVEETGSTFEENARLKALTFAKHAQLPAIADDSGLCVDALDGQPGIHTARWAGPERDCHKGMEKIRSMIHALPTEKQSTKAHFVSCVALAWPDGHMETITETADFVLVWPPRGDHGFGYDAFVCPVGESKTYGELTHDEKLAVNPRSKALRKLMKECVDNGTKMRA from the coding sequence ATGAGCCGATGTCTTACTGAAAAAAAGCTCCTGATTGGTACTCATAACCAAGGAAAATTCGAGGATTTTAAGGTTTTATTAGCTGATTACGGTCTTGAACTTGTGTCTGCTAAAGAACTCGGACTCCCAGATGTAGAAGAAACGGGCTCAACTTTTGAAGAAAATGCACGCCTAAAAGCGCTTACTTTCGCCAAACACGCTCAACTTCCAGCTATCGCCGATGACTCGGGACTTTGTGTTGATGCCCTTGATGGACAACCAGGAATCCATACGGCGCGTTGGGCAGGTCCTGAACGCGATTGCCACAAAGGTATGGAGAAAATTAGATCAATGATCCATGCCCTCCCAACAGAAAAGCAAAGCACTAAGGCACATTTTGTAAGCTGTGTTGCTCTTGCTTGGCCTGATGGACATATGGAAACTATCACCGAAACTGCGGATTTTGTTTTGGTCTGGCCTCCGAGAGGAGATCATGGGTTTGGCTATGATGCTTTTGTCTGTCCTGTTGGAGAGTCAAAAACATATGGTGAATTGACCCACGATGAAAAGCTTGCCGTGAACCCGCGCTCAAAGGCTTTAAGGAAGCTCATGAAGGAATGTGTGGATAACGGGACGAAAATGAGGGCATAA
- the rph gene encoding ribonuclease PH yields the protein MRPSGRKTNELRTLEFDLHFSKHAEGSCLTKFGDTHVLCTATVEEKVPMFLRNSGSGWVTAEYGMLPRSTHSRVDREAARGKQTGRTQEIQRLIGRSLRAVTDLKALGERQIRLDCDVIQADGGTRTAAITGGYVALHIALQKLVDRKVLPAIPLTDFVAGISCGIYKGAPVLDLDYAEDSNAEADANFILTGKGNIVEIQATAEKGSFGDKAFQDMLELAREGVSSLVQFQKDHLIKPRLKAAFS from the coding sequence ATGCGCCCTTCCGGAAGAAAAACCAACGAACTTCGTACTCTCGAGTTCGATCTCCATTTCAGCAAACACGCTGAAGGATCCTGCCTTACAAAATTTGGGGATACTCACGTACTCTGTACAGCGACAGTTGAAGAAAAGGTTCCCATGTTCCTCCGAAATTCGGGATCAGGATGGGTCACTGCAGAATACGGAATGCTCCCTCGCTCCACTCATTCGCGAGTAGATCGGGAAGCAGCTCGTGGAAAACAAACAGGCCGAACCCAAGAAATACAGAGGCTCATTGGTCGCTCTCTCCGGGCCGTCACAGATTTAAAAGCACTGGGAGAACGCCAAATCAGACTCGATTGTGATGTCATCCAAGCCGATGGAGGCACACGCACCGCTGCCATCACAGGAGGATATGTTGCTTTGCATATAGCTCTCCAAAAACTAGTTGATAGAAAAGTCCTTCCAGCAATCCCACTAACCGACTTTGTTGCTGGAATTTCCTGTGGAATTTATAAGGGCGCGCCAGTCCTGGATCTAGATTATGCCGAAGATAGCAATGCCGAAGCAGATGCAAACTTTATTTTAACTGGCAAAGGCAACATTGTTGAAATTCAAGCGACTGCAGAAAAAGGATCGTTTGGAGATAAAGCGTTTCAAGACATGTTGGAACTTGCTCGAGAAGGGGTTTCTTCTCTTGTCCAGTTCCAAAAAGACCATCTTATCAAGCCTCGCCTTAAAGCAGCCTTTTCATGA
- the hrcA gene encoding heat-inducible transcriptional repressor HrcA, which yields MFDDIGNRSREIFRHLVEAYMETGEPIGSRTLSQRLGMNLSPASIRNIMGSLEQKGLLYSPHTSAGRLPTEAGLRFFVHGLMELGYLSDEEKKNIDKQCKATGNNMPQMLEDASLILSGLSKCAGLVMGYKSEKALKHIEFVNLGPGRALLVLLTEDGLVENRVLELPLGMPHSSLTQATNYLNARLKGQTLPEVKESILEELKQDRAELDEVTRGLVEAGIASWSGSGAGETLIVRGKGNLLQDIHFEGDLERLKGLFDILETKESLISILDSSMDAEGVQIFIGSENTLFDMSGCSMIVAPYGNNQNQVVGAVGVIGPKRINYGKIIPMVDYTAKVISQLIAKGVS from the coding sequence ATGTTTGATGACATTGGAAATCGTTCAAGAGAAATCTTTCGCCATTTGGTAGAAGCTTACATGGAGACAGGAGAGCCAATAGGATCTCGTACTCTATCCCAGAGATTAGGGATGAATCTTTCTCCTGCGAGCATCCGTAATATAATGGGGTCGTTGGAGCAAAAAGGTCTTTTGTATTCCCCACATACTTCTGCAGGACGGTTGCCTACCGAAGCTGGGTTGCGTTTTTTCGTTCACGGTTTGATGGAACTTGGCTATTTAAGTGACGAAGAAAAAAAGAATATAGATAAACAGTGCAAAGCAACTGGAAATAATATGCCTCAGATGCTGGAGGATGCATCACTCATCCTTTCTGGCCTTTCGAAATGCGCTGGTTTGGTTATGGGGTATAAATCTGAAAAGGCACTCAAGCATATTGAATTTGTGAATTTGGGCCCTGGCAGAGCCCTTCTAGTGTTGTTGACAGAAGATGGGCTTGTGGAAAACCGTGTATTGGAACTTCCATTAGGGATGCCACACTCAAGCTTGACTCAGGCTACCAATTATTTGAATGCTCGATTAAAAGGGCAGACGTTGCCAGAAGTGAAAGAATCAATACTAGAAGAGCTTAAACAGGATCGTGCTGAGTTGGATGAGGTAACGCGAGGTCTGGTCGAGGCAGGTATAGCCAGCTGGTCTGGTTCAGGAGCCGGAGAGACTTTGATTGTTCGTGGAAAAGGGAATCTGCTTCAAGACATTCATTTTGAGGGAGATTTAGAGCGCTTGAAGGGGCTCTTTGATATTTTAGAGACGAAGGAGTCCTTAATCAGTATCCTAGATTCTTCAATGGATGCCGAGGGAGTCCAAATTTTTATAGGGTCAGAGAACACATTGTTTGATATGTCAGGTTGCTCCATGATTGTTGCGCCATATGGAAATAATCAGAATCAAGTTGTAGGAGCTGTTGGCGTGATTGGGCCTAAACGCATTAACTATGGGAAAATTATTCCCATGGTGGATTATACCGCAAAAGTTATTAGTCAGTTGATTGCAAAAGGAGTATCTTGA
- the grpE gene encoding nucleotide exchange factor GrpE: MGKSHKSEANKETTRKKADQKSDKLEELEAQVANLKDQLLRAMAETENVRKRVEREREEAAKYAITGLARELTNVADNLGRALESVSKEGVEENESFKTFLEGVEMTEKELLATFARHGIKKIEPLGEKFSHEHHQAMFELEHDEFEEGHVAELMQSGYLIHDRLLRPALVGVSKGKKKKE, from the coding sequence ATGGGAAAGTCACATAAAAGCGAGGCAAATAAGGAAACAACTCGTAAGAAGGCAGATCAGAAAAGCGATAAGCTTGAAGAGTTAGAAGCTCAAGTCGCTAACTTAAAAGATCAGTTGTTGCGTGCAATGGCTGAAACAGAAAATGTTCGAAAGCGAGTAGAGCGTGAGAGGGAGGAGGCTGCCAAGTACGCGATTACAGGGCTTGCACGAGAACTCACAAATGTAGCAGATAATTTGGGCCGTGCCTTAGAGAGTGTGTCCAAAGAAGGCGTTGAGGAAAATGAGTCATTCAAGACATTCCTGGAAGGTGTTGAAATGACAGAGAAAGAATTGCTAGCAACCTTTGCGCGGCATGGCATTAAGAAAATTGAGCCATTGGGTGAGAAGTTTAGTCATGAGCATCATCAGGCCATGTTTGAACTTGAGCATGACGAGTTTGAGGAAGGACACGTAGCAGAGCTTATGCAATCTGGCTATTTAATCCATGACAGGCTTTTAAGGCCTGCGTTGGTTGGTGTGTCCAAGGGAAAGAAGAAAAAAGAGTAA
- the trxA gene encoding thioredoxin: protein MALAQVTDATFEQEVVNASGTTLVDFWAEWCGPCRMIAPILETLATELKGTVKILKLNIDENPNTPSKLGISSIPTLMIFKDGKAVSTKIGNLPKNTISEWVQSFI, encoded by the coding sequence ATGGCTTTAGCACAGGTTACGGATGCAACTTTTGAGCAGGAAGTTGTAAATGCTTCTGGCACCACGTTAGTGGACTTTTGGGCAGAGTGGTGTGGTCCGTGTCGTATGATAGCGCCTATATTGGAAACTCTTGCTACTGAGCTCAAGGGCACTGTTAAGATTTTGAAACTTAATATTGATGAAAATCCAAATACACCTTCTAAATTGGGAATATCGAGTATCCCAACTCTCATGATTTTTAAAGATGGGAAAGCAGTATCTACAAAGATAGGCAATTTGCCAAAGAAT